In a genomic window of Candidatus Cloacimonas sp.:
- the yajC gene encoding preprotein translocase subunit YajC, which produces MNYILLEAAATTSSQQSGAATTSSQSGSAATTLIFMVIMFVILYLLLIRPQQKKAKETQKMQEALKVNDKVLTSSGIYGRVVSLKPDKGIVVLEIDDTNKVRIDIQRNAIVGVVATTEPGTEK; this is translated from the coding sequence ATGAACTACATATTACTGGAAGCAGCAGCAACTACCTCTTCCCAACAAAGCGGTGCCGCAACTACCTCTTCCCAATCAGGCAGTGCCGCAACTACCCTGATCTTTATGGTCATAATGTTTGTAATCCTGTATCTATTGCTAATCCGTCCCCAACAAAAGAAAGCAAAAGAAACCCAAAAGATGCAGGAAGCACTGAAAGTAAACGATAAGGTCTTAACCAGTTCCGGAATCTATGGTCGGGTCGTTTCTCTAAAACCGGATAAAGGAATTGTGGTTTTGGAAATTGACGATACCAATAAAGTGCGGATAGATATTCAAAGAAATGCTATTGTAGGAGTTGTGGCAACAACAGAACCCGGAACCGAGAAATGA
- the fmt gene encoding methionyl-tRNA formyltransferase, which produces MRYLFIGSSDYGLPALQKLIQNGCMPSLIISQPAKPAGRNLHLTLTPVARFAKEHNLPLITPEDINAGESIAKMAEQKADIIITAAFGGYLGKKIRCLCPLGAINLHPSLLPEYRGASPIQSALLNGETQTGNTIYRMTAKMDAGPILAQAKFSIAENETCSELQERLAEQAATLLWLFWKMLNGAKKLNGEKQDEKQASYCYKITKSSRQINWQKTVTEIHNQIRAFSLTPGAWTLFRNKELKVLSSEKTTEPVNDEPGLIGAIDNDAGFFVNCLDYKLLIKKVQPAGKQVMTAKAFINGARIKEKEILGREK; this is translated from the coding sequence ATGCGTTATCTGTTTATCGGTTCTTCCGATTACGGTTTACCGGCGCTGCAAAAGCTAATACAAAACGGCTGTATGCCATCTTTAATAATCAGCCAACCCGCAAAACCTGCCGGACGCAATTTACATTTAACCCTCACTCCCGTAGCCCGATTTGCAAAAGAGCATAATTTACCGCTTATTACTCCTGAGGATATTAATGCCGGGGAAAGCATTGCTAAAATGGCTGAACAGAAAGCGGATATTATTATTACCGCTGCCTTTGGCGGTTATTTAGGCAAAAAAATCCGCTGCCTGTGTCCTTTGGGAGCAATAAACCTTCATCCTTCCCTGTTACCTGAATATAGAGGTGCCAGCCCTATTCAAAGTGCTCTTTTAAATGGCGAGACCCAAACCGGAAATACTATTTACCGGATGACAGCCAAAATGGATGCAGGTCCAATTCTGGCTCAAGCAAAGTTTTCTATTGCTGAAAACGAAACCTGCAGCGAACTTCAAGAACGCCTTGCAGAACAGGCAGCTACTTTATTATGGCTGTTTTGGAAAATGCTCAATGGTGCCAAAAAGCTAAACGGTGAAAAACAGGATGAAAAACAGGCAAGTTACTGTTATAAAATTACCAAGTCCAGCCGCCAAATTAACTGGCAGAAAACGGTAACGGAAATCCATAACCAAATCCGAGCTTTTTCTTTAACTCCCGGTGCCTGGACACTTTTCCGGAATAAAGAATTAAAAGTGCTAAGCTCGGAAAAAACAACCGAACCTGTTAATGACGAGCCCGGGTTGATAGGTGCCATAGATAATGACGCTGGCTTTTTTGTTAATTGCCTGGACTATAAATTGCTTATAAAAAAGGTTCAGCCCGCGGGCAAGCAAGTGATGACTGCCAAAGCTTTTATCAATGGAGCCCGCATCAAGGAAAAAGAAATATTAGGAAGGGAAAAATGA
- a CDS encoding OmpA family protein, with product MNKSKTYLLLVAIVIFSIRLAGLTTDEIKSIVQNRKQWLSLNPSLVEVPNAILNSSDLELRKEQIRQEIQTLLESSREEYSTRKIQILGYDSSRGALSLHNQDLNQVIYIKMTASQAGDFIKNAEDTKLQATRELNWDLEWEYSNWVLSLVNFVIVHPFEPVMYREAEEDLQDSFSEEITFNEALEAYDLGNYQLSLEKLDLLQERVYPPNPDYIYWTAMNYMALGDNSRAIQLFQEYLQYGDVQYSDIARELLRILKNQSKIFSSVTKAELPLGILTEYGEDYFCFHPSGNLLYLSSARPAPYNGYNIWCSESLNNTWSTPVLVEELASDDDEAIGSFSEDGNLAWIMGKYDSNRQDFDLYTSKKENLWQKPVLMQTVSSDWDDIDPWVYRDRVLFFSSSRPGGQGGFDIWYSLFTDGEWQNPINMGTSINTEGNEDSPFLDWDGKTLFFCSDGYPGMGDMDLFKVVKLSSGWDDWSYPENLGNVINGAMREKRYVHQRGTNNATLVRSSSRGTSPEYLLVEYAPRSYWIVDDTDNPVWYEDTDLTSPLTGQIVRDQINSGVLFTISATVVDPEGYYLSPELNIIYIINGTRYRQALKPSRGIYQTELPLCNRYRVECGLEGYQTVSMELIPNPGERNRDLQIVMEPLTLDKVFVFNNILFAYDSAVIQPESYPVLNDIALTLLRNPGIRMEISGHTCNQGKASYNLVLSRQRAQSVADYLKSKGIDPIRLIVVGYGPNRPIASNKTESGRERNRRVELKVIQ from the coding sequence GTGAATAAGAGTAAAACATATCTCCTACTTGTGGCAATTGTGATCTTTAGCATCAGATTGGCAGGTTTAACTACCGATGAGATTAAAAGTATAGTTCAGAACCGAAAGCAGTGGTTGAGTTTGAATCCTTCTTTAGTAGAGGTTCCTAATGCCATCCTAAACAGTTCTGATTTAGAGCTTAGAAAAGAGCAAATCCGCCAGGAGATTCAAACTCTATTGGAAAGTAGTAGAGAAGAATATTCAACCAGGAAAATTCAAATTCTGGGCTATGACTCGTCAAGAGGGGCACTATCCTTGCATAACCAGGATCTTAATCAGGTAATCTATATTAAGATGACCGCCTCTCAAGCCGGGGATTTTATCAAAAATGCTGAAGATACCAAGCTTCAAGCTACCCGAGAATTGAATTGGGATCTTGAATGGGAGTATTCAAATTGGGTATTAAGCTTGGTGAATTTCGTTATTGTTCACCCGTTTGAACCTGTTATGTATCGTGAGGCAGAGGAAGACCTGCAGGATAGCTTTTCGGAAGAGATTACTTTCAATGAAGCACTTGAAGCTTACGATTTAGGCAATTATCAGCTATCTTTGGAAAAATTGGACTTGCTGCAGGAGAGGGTTTACCCTCCCAATCCTGATTACATTTATTGGACTGCAATGAATTATATGGCTTTGGGAGATAATTCCAGGGCAATACAGCTATTTCAGGAATACCTGCAATACGGTGATGTTCAGTATTCTGACATTGCCAGAGAGTTACTGAGAATTCTGAAAAATCAATCCAAGATCTTCAGTTCGGTAACCAAAGCGGAACTACCCTTAGGTATTTTGACCGAATACGGAGAAGATTACTTCTGCTTTCATCCCTCCGGCAATCTGCTTTATTTATCTTCAGCTCGTCCTGCACCCTATAATGGATATAATATCTGGTGTTCAGAATCGCTGAATAATACCTGGTCCACACCTGTATTAGTAGAAGAACTTGCCTCCGATGACGATGAAGCTATTGGCTCATTTTCGGAAGATGGCAACCTGGCTTGGATTATGGGAAAGTATGACAGCAATCGCCAAGATTTTGATCTTTATACCAGCAAAAAAGAGAACTTATGGCAGAAACCGGTTCTAATGCAAACAGTGAGTAGTGATTGGGACGATATTGACCCCTGGGTGTATAGGGACAGAGTCCTCTTCTTCAGCTCTTCCAGACCCGGAGGTCAGGGAGGTTTTGATATCTGGTATAGTTTATTTACCGATGGAGAGTGGCAAAACCCAATTAACATGGGAACATCAATTAATACTGAGGGTAACGAGGATTCCCCATTTTTAGATTGGGATGGCAAAACTCTATTCTTTTGCTCAGATGGCTACCCGGGAATGGGTGATATGGATTTATTCAAGGTGGTGAAACTTAGCTCCGGATGGGATGATTGGTCTTATCCTGAAAACCTGGGTAATGTTATCAATGGAGCTATGAGAGAGAAACGTTATGTGCATCAGCGCGGAACTAATAACGCAACCTTGGTTCGCTCTTCTTCTCGGGGTACATCTCCCGAATATTTACTGGTTGAATATGCTCCCAGGTCTTACTGGATCGTAGATGACACGGACAATCCGGTCTGGTATGAGGACACGGATCTCACTTCTCCTCTTACAGGACAAATCGTTCGGGATCAAATAAATTCCGGGGTATTGTTTACCATCTCAGCTACTGTTGTAGATCCCGAAGGATATTACTTGAGCCCCGAACTGAATATCATTTATATTATCAACGGGACTCGCTACCGCCAAGCTCTTAAACCAAGCAGGGGGATATATCAAACAGAATTGCCTCTGTGTAACAGGTATAGAGTGGAGTGTGGTTTGGAGGGTTATCAGACAGTTAGCATGGAACTTATCCCAAATCCTGGAGAGCGCAACAGGGATTTGCAGATCGTGATGGAACCTCTCACTTTGGACAAGGTTTTTGTGTTCAATAACATCCTCTTTGCTTATGACAGTGCAGTTATTCAACCCGAGTCGTATCCAGTTTTGAATGATATTGCTCTAACTCTATTACGCAATCCGGGTATCCGAATGGAAATCTCAGGCCATACCTGTAATCAAGGCAAAGCATCATACAACCTTGTTTTATCCCGACAACGAGCTCAAAGCGTGGCAGATTATTTAAAATCTAAAGGTATTGATCCTATAAGATTGATTGTTGTTGGATACGGACCCAATCGTCCCATTGCCAGCAACAAAACCGAATCCGGAAGAGAACGGAATAGACGGGTAGAGCTTAAAGTTATTCAATAG
- the def gene encoding peptide deformylase, producing the protein MKYQPKLLPVRLYGDDILKQKLPEVDFNTPGLQEFIQDLIYTMYARDGVGLAANQVGSLWRVIVIDPKYEDLTDKKHPQVLINPVIESREGEVVYEEGCISLPDVFADVTRSKIITYTYTDLSGNRQTESAEAKKAVVIQHEYDHLEGILFTDRLGRIARLKILHKLNALQARAVNGQNIMEGFAL; encoded by the coding sequence ATGAAATATCAGCCCAAACTTTTACCTGTGCGTCTCTACGGAGATGATATTTTAAAACAGAAGCTGCCGGAAGTAGATTTTAATACCCCCGGTCTGCAGGAATTTATCCAGGATTTAATCTATACTATGTATGCCAGAGATGGAGTAGGCCTGGCAGCTAACCAGGTTGGTTCACTTTGGCGGGTAATAGTTATAGACCCCAAATACGAAGATTTAACCGATAAAAAGCATCCCCAGGTTTTAATCAATCCCGTTATAGAAAGCAGAGAAGGGGAAGTTGTTTACGAAGAGGGCTGTATCAGCTTGCCGGATGTTTTTGCCGATGTAACACGCAGTAAAATTATTACTTATACTTACACCGATTTGAGCGGTAACAGGCAAACGGAAAGCGCTGAAGCAAAAAAGGCAGTTGTTATTCAACACGAATATGACCATTTGGAAGGTATTCTGTTTACCGACCGCCTGGGAAGAATTGCCCGGTTAAAGATTTTGCATAAGCTAAACGCTTTGCAGGCAAGAGCAGTGAACGGACAGAATATAATGGAAGGGTTTGCTCTATAA
- a CDS encoding phosphatidylglycerophosphatase A: MTTGNNKKLNPYTFLATILGIGFIPFMPGTIGSLAAFGIYLLFSGSPFTGKALYYTIPVWLVFCLLSVFISTKAERTLGKDNGSIVIDEVCGYFASVLFLPHNWLIGLYAFVLFRVFDIAKPFPIKKIQELPRGWGVVSDDIIAGAYTNILIQILIKIYPRFFGV, encoded by the coding sequence ATGACGACCGGAAACAACAAAAAACTTAACCCTTACACTTTTTTAGCCACAATACTGGGCATAGGTTTTATTCCTTTTATGCCGGGAACAATAGGTTCCTTGGCAGCGTTTGGAATTTACCTGCTTTTTTCGGGCTCACCTTTCACCGGTAAGGCATTATATTACACAATACCCGTCTGGCTGGTTTTTTGCCTGCTTAGCGTTTTCATAAGCACAAAAGCAGAAAGAACCCTGGGAAAAGATAACGGCAGCATTGTGATTGATGAGGTCTGCGGTTATTTTGCCAGTGTTTTGTTTTTACCTCATAACTGGTTGATTGGGCTTTATGCCTTCGTGCTTTTTCGGGTGTTTGATATAGCTAAGCCCTTTCCCATAAAGAAAATTCAGGAACTACCCCGGGGCTGGGGGGTTGTTTCTGATGATATTATAGCAGGAGCATATACTAATATCCTGATTCAAATACTAATAAAAATATATCCAAGATTCTTTGGAGTATAG
- a CDS encoding DUF116 domain-containing protein — MKKEYFAIIKFPMFVSISLLIITLIFFLMVLGSYHQLGLSAWGNIIYTILFVIIVILIGTWILALVSTHKKIKPPWLRMYLSWMLVNIYFPIARIIGRISFQKMDTLQESFLYFNNEIVVTNHQGMHYSNLLLLLPHCLQSSQCKIRINNNIVECEECGGCDMAKMKALSRDYQIKTAVASGGSLARKLVNDTQPDIIIAVACHRDLTEGVRDSWRYPVYAVLNERPKGPCFETTVSASVIDFAIHKFI; from the coding sequence ATGAAAAAGGAATACTTTGCCATAATCAAATTCCCTATGTTTGTCAGCATCTCTTTGCTCATAATTACGCTCATTTTCTTTTTAATGGTCTTAGGCAGTTATCACCAGTTAGGTCTTTCTGCCTGGGGAAATATAATTTACACCATCCTTTTTGTGATTATAGTAATTCTAATAGGCACCTGGATTTTAGCTCTTGTAAGCACGCATAAGAAAATTAAGCCCCCTTGGTTACGAATGTATCTTTCCTGGATGCTGGTGAATATCTATTTTCCGATTGCCAGAATTATTGGCAGGATAAGTTTCCAGAAAATGGATACTTTACAGGAGTCGTTTCTCTATTTTAATAATGAAATTGTAGTCACCAATCATCAGGGGATGCATTATTCCAATCTGCTATTGTTATTACCGCACTGTTTGCAAAGTTCGCAATGCAAAATTCGCATCAATAACAATATTGTTGAATGTGAAGAATGCGGTGGTTGCGATATGGCTAAAATGAAGGCATTATCAAGAGATTATCAAATTAAAACGGCAGTTGCCAGTGGTGGTTCTCTGGCAAGAAAACTGGTGAATGACACCCAACCGGATATTATTATTGCTGTTGCCTGCCATAGAGATTTAACGGAAGGAGTTCGTGATAGCTGGCGTTATCCTGTTTATGCTGTTTTAAATGAAAGACCGAAGGGACCTTGTTTTGAGACCACGGTTAGTGCTTCGGTAATTGACTTTGCCATTCACAAATTTATTTAA
- the dnaA gene encoding chromosomal replication initiator protein DnaA yields the protein MDQDIWQNILDKLEENINSQSFKTWFSDTKLVDMNDRELMIKVATQFSANYLNQNYKEVLGEISYGLYGRKYEVQFITQPRRNHRDEEKELPEYSGNRVVSNVKLNERNTFDEFVVGKNNNFAYSAAKAVAESPGYTYNPLFIYGESGMGKTHLMQAIGNFVQKEGRNCSIYYITSEAFTNEMIDGIRSNKMSEFRNKFRKVDLLLMDDIHFLSRKEGTQEEFFHTFNALFENRKQIVLTSDRPPKDIPDLEKRLVTRFESGLLCDLKNPDFETRVAILHKKAEPENVILSDAIINFIADNITSSVRALEGSLIRILAFSSYNKLNPEEIDVSLASEILSDMISEKMNAISLDAITQQVCECYGITPSQLLEKTRKPQVAFPRQVAMYLANYLIPQLSLKDIAEYYNRKDHTTVLHAKKMVENQFREKEDFRILLEGIIKNLKK from the coding sequence ATGGATCAAGATATTTGGCAGAACATACTGGATAAACTGGAAGAGAATATTAATTCTCAAAGTTTTAAAACCTGGTTTTCGGATACAAAGTTAGTGGATATGAATGATCGGGAATTGATGATTAAAGTAGCTACTCAGTTCTCAGCAAATTATTTGAATCAAAATTACAAAGAGGTCTTAGGAGAAATTTCTTACGGACTTTACGGCAGGAAATATGAGGTGCAATTTATCACTCAACCCCGGCGAAATCATCGGGATGAAGAAAAAGAACTGCCTGAATATAGCGGCAACCGGGTTGTTTCCAATGTAAAACTAAATGAGCGTAATACTTTTGATGAATTTGTAGTAGGGAAAAATAACAATTTTGCCTATAGTGCTGCCAAAGCGGTTGCCGAATCTCCCGGTTATACATATAATCCTCTTTTTATTTATGGTGAGAGCGGAATGGGTAAAACCCATCTAATGCAGGCAATTGGAAATTTCGTGCAAAAAGAAGGTCGGAACTGTTCTATTTACTATATCACTTCCGAGGCATTCACCAATGAAATGATTGATGGTATTCGCAGTAATAAAATGTCGGAATTTAGAAACAAATTCAGAAAAGTGGATTTGCTGCTGATGGATGATATCCATTTCCTTTCTCGTAAGGAAGGAACTCAGGAAGAATTTTTCCATACTTTTAATGCTTTGTTTGAAAACAGAAAACAGATTGTGCTCACTTCGGACAGACCTCCCAAAGATATTCCCGATTTGGAAAAACGGTTGGTTACGCGTTTTGAAAGCGGTTTATTGTGTGACCTGAAAAATCCTGATTTTGAAACGCGCGTAGCAATTTTGCACAAAAAAGCCGAACCCGAAAATGTGATATTAAGCGATGCGATTATTAATTTTATTGCCGATAACATTACCAGCAGCGTTCGTGCCTTGGAAGGTTCGTTAATTCGCATTTTAGCGTTTTCTTCCTATAATAAACTGAATCCTGAAGAAATAGATGTTTCTTTGGCAAGCGAAATTCTTTCCGATATGATTTCCGAAAAGATGAACGCTATCAGTTTGGATGCAATTACGCAACAGGTCTGTGAATGCTATGGAATAACCCCTTCTCAGTTACTGGAAAAAACGCGTAAACCACAGGTTGCTTTTCCGCGTCAGGTAGCAATGTATTTGGCTAATTATTTAATTCCCCAGCTCTCCCTGAAAGATATTGCGGAATATTATAACAGGAAAGACCACACAACGGTTTTACATGCCAAAAAAATGGTGGAAAATCAGTTTCGGGAAAAAGAGGACTTCCGAATTTTGCTGGAAGGGATTATTAAAAACCTGAAAAAATAG
- a CDS encoding trypsin-like peptidase domain-containing protein, with protein MKRINFFTIIIILLLNAFITMALINRQAGKNEVSNDFVSPSTSQPNKASAAKRINSITEAVKAVEPAVVSINVIKTEYVRAASPFGFGFFDFFGSIPLLRQVESIGSGVIYDSNGYIITNAHVVSGAAQIKVILPDKREFSGTVAGIDEVHDIAKVKINGNKLPVAQLGNSNDLITGEWSIALGNPYGFLLNDSKPSVSVGVISAINRNFAARQDRREYKAMIQTDAAINQGNSGGPLVNINGEVVGINTFILSESGGNIGIGFAIPINSVKNILAKL; from the coding sequence ATGAAACGCATAAACTTCTTCACGATAATCATAATTCTGTTGTTAAATGCTTTTATTACGATGGCATTAATAAACAGGCAGGCAGGAAAAAACGAGGTTAGCAACGATTTTGTTTCCCCTTCTACCTCCCAACCCAATAAAGCTTCAGCTGCCAAAAGAATAAATTCCATCACTGAAGCCGTGAAAGCTGTAGAGCCGGCTGTTGTCAGCATCAATGTAATTAAAACAGAATATGTGCGAGCAGCCAGTCCTTTTGGTTTCGGCTTTTTTGATTTTTTCGGTTCCATTCCGTTATTACGGCAAGTGGAATCAATTGGTAGCGGAGTTATTTATGATTCCAACGGTTACATCATTACCAATGCGCATGTTGTTAGCGGCGCTGCTCAAATCAAAGTTATTTTACCTGATAAACGCGAATTTTCCGGAACGGTTGCCGGAATAGATGAAGTTCACGATATTGCCAAAGTTAAAATCAATGGAAATAAGCTGCCTGTAGCGCAATTGGGAAATTCCAACGATTTGATAACCGGGGAATGGAGTATTGCCTTAGGCAATCCTTACGGCTTTTTATTGAATGATTCCAAGCCCAGTGTTTCGGTAGGAGTGATATCTGCCATAAATCGTAATTTTGCAGCTCGTCAGGACAGGCGAGAGTATAAAGCAATGATTCAAACCGATGCTGCCATCAATCAAGGTAATAGTGGCGGTCCGCTGGTTAATATCAACGGGGAAGTAGTTGGCATCAATACCTTTATCCTTTCAGAAAGCGGAGGCAACATAGGTATCGGTTTTGCCATTCCGATAAATTCGGTAAAGAACATACTGGCAAAGCTATGA
- a CDS encoding peptidylprolyl isomerase, with amino-acid sequence MKRKLTLALLLIVFTLSLTAELIDKIVAKVGTDIILLSDLQKEMAQMQSAGILKEDTDPGAVLNEMINQKLIIQKAKDLNLTVNNDEIKTMAENYLKKIKAQYPSSADFNADLKKSKLTESDLLQLYKDLLTERALSEQILNKEIVNKVTVTEKEVINFYNATKDTLAVKPVSWDLGIIFREIKPNRKSKEAKLAEIKEIQKRLQKGEDFATLAAAESDCPSKEVGGDLGFFKRGQMVKPFEDAAFALKVGEISDIVESEFGYHIIKLEEKRGEEIRARHILKTVVPSAEDSLSERQLMEEIRNRFANGESFASLAEEYSMDEESKKDGGLLGEFAEKDLPPLFAPQIMQTPVGQFTPVLENNGMLYIFCRLQEYPPRIYKYEEVKDQAREMLLKKKQYDAFNIWIENLRREAFVQITL; translated from the coding sequence ATGAAAAGAAAATTAACTTTAGCCCTTTTGCTGATAGTGTTTACCCTATCTTTAACGGCAGAATTGATAGATAAAATTGTAGCCAAGGTAGGAACGGACATTATCTTACTCTCCGATTTACAAAAAGAAATGGCACAAATGCAAAGCGCCGGTATCTTAAAAGAAGATACTGACCCCGGTGCTGTCTTAAACGAAATGATCAATCAAAAATTGATTATTCAGAAGGCAAAAGACCTTAATCTTACGGTGAATAATGACGAGATCAAAACAATGGCAGAAAATTACTTAAAGAAGATAAAAGCCCAATATCCCAGTTCCGCGGACTTCAATGCAGACCTGAAAAAGAGTAAACTTACGGAATCCGATCTCTTACAGTTATATAAGGACTTGCTAACTGAAAGAGCACTCTCCGAACAGATTTTAAACAAAGAAATAGTGAATAAAGTAACCGTTACAGAAAAAGAAGTAATCAATTTCTATAATGCAACGAAAGATACTTTAGCCGTAAAACCTGTTTCCTGGGATTTGGGAATAATCTTTAGAGAAATAAAACCCAACCGGAAAAGCAAAGAGGCAAAACTGGCAGAAATTAAAGAAATCCAAAAACGCCTGCAAAAAGGTGAGGACTTTGCTACTCTTGCCGCTGCGGAAAGTGATTGCCCCAGTAAAGAAGTTGGTGGAGACCTCGGGTTTTTTAAAAGGGGTCAAATGGTTAAACCCTTTGAAGATGCTGCCTTTGCCTTAAAAGTTGGGGAAATAAGTGACATCGTAGAAAGCGAATTCGGCTATCATATTATTAAACTGGAAGAGAAAAGAGGCGAGGAAATTAGAGCTCGCCACATCTTAAAGACCGTGGTTCCCTCAGCGGAGGATTCTTTAAGCGAAAGACAATTGATGGAAGAAATCCGTAACCGCTTTGCAAACGGCGAAAGCTTTGCCTCTTTGGCAGAAGAATATTCAATGGATGAGGAGAGTAAAAAAGATGGCGGTTTATTAGGGGAATTTGCGGAAAAAGACCTGCCTCCTCTTTTTGCTCCTCAAATAATGCAAACCCCGGTGGGACAATTTACTCCTGTGCTGGAAAATAACGGTATGCTGTATATCTTTTGCCGTTTACAGGAATACCCTCCCCGTATTTATAAATATGAAGAAGTGAAAGACCAAGCCCGTGAGATGCTCCTGAAGAAAAAACAATATGATGCTTTCAATATCTGGATAGAAAACTTACGGCGTGAAGCATTTGTACAAATAACATTATGA
- a CDS encoding peptidylprolyl isomerase, which produces MKRFAFALILLTILCGCTKKEEKGIALAQVDKEILYLDDFKSTFAIEDWEKLNPETRKKYIEDWVNLTLLAHYADKKGLDKDKAVKQKISYAAKKVKANALIAKRLSEIEVSEDQLFNYFRLHQAEFQKNAVNYNIQRIALGDKIAAENVLQQLNQGLNFGEAVQRYSIEELKNKGGFMGMVSAGSPDSLFWLKARELQDNKFGLVYKEPLWYVFRVLESQITPQEANFEDYRAEIKRKVLLEKQDQVFQELIKEIKAQSSEIYYY; this is translated from the coding sequence ATGAAAAGATTTGCTTTTGCTTTAATTTTGCTTACTATATTATGTGGTTGCACAAAAAAAGAAGAAAAAGGGATTGCCTTAGCTCAGGTTGATAAAGAAATTCTCTATCTGGATGATTTTAAGTCCACTTTTGCCATTGAGGACTGGGAAAAACTAAATCCCGAAACCAGAAAAAAGTATATTGAGGATTGGGTAAACCTTACTCTCTTAGCCCATTATGCAGATAAAAAGGGCTTAGATAAAGATAAGGCGGTTAAACAGAAAATCAGTTATGCCGCTAAAAAGGTTAAAGCCAATGCGTTGATTGCCAAACGCCTTTCCGAAATTGAGGTTTCGGAAGATCAGCTGTTTAATTACTTTCGCCTGCATCAGGCAGAGTTTCAAAAAAATGCAGTTAACTATAATATCCAGCGTATAGCTTTAGGCGATAAAATAGCTGCGGAAAATGTTCTGCAGCAACTTAACCAGGGATTGAATTTCGGGGAAGCTGTGCAACGCTATTCTATTGAAGAACTGAAAAACAAAGGGGGCTTTATGGGAATGGTTTCTGCGGGCAGCCCGGATTCTTTATTCTGGTTAAAGGCACGCGAATTGCAAGATAATAAATTTGGCTTGGTTTATAAAGAACCGCTGTGGTATGTATTTCGTGTTCTGGAAAGCCAAATTACCCCTCAGGAAGCTAATTTTGAGGATTACAGAGCGGAAATAAAACGCAAAGTTCTGCTGGAAAAACAAGACCAGGTGTTTCAGGAATTGATTAAAGAAATCAAAGCCCAAAGTAGCGAGATATATTATTACTAA